Proteins encoded in a region of the Vibrio sp. CB1-14 genome:
- a CDS encoding LysR family transcriptional regulator yields the protein MESFEGINEFVAVAESHGFSAAAKQLGCSTSHVSRQVSRLEQRVGVALLARSTRMVSLTDAGQVYYQQCKELVIGLQQANERLSSQHIELSGTLRVSAAGAFAENHVAPALMVFAKQYPELTVEMDFNTRMVNFIEDGVDFAIRYGRLNDSGLVARKLVDRPMAAAASPQYLSQYGEPTHPNQLAQHSCIIANNDHWQFEKEGTPMSAIRVSGRWRSNNSNALLQACEEGLGIAYLPRSSFGDALSTGKLTPVLEPYWGKGSSSWIVYQNRRFLPVRARMAIDFLVNYFADWQE from the coding sequence ATGGAGAGCTTTGAAGGGATCAATGAGTTCGTTGCTGTTGCGGAAAGTCACGGTTTCTCGGCTGCGGCCAAGCAGCTTGGTTGCAGCACTAGCCATGTAAGTCGCCAAGTATCGAGATTGGAACAGCGGGTAGGAGTGGCTTTGCTGGCGCGCTCGACCCGAATGGTCAGTTTGACCGATGCCGGACAGGTGTATTACCAGCAATGTAAAGAGCTGGTCATTGGCTTACAGCAAGCAAACGAGCGTTTATCTTCTCAACATATTGAGCTTAGTGGCACGTTGCGCGTTAGCGCCGCTGGTGCATTTGCAGAAAATCATGTCGCGCCTGCTCTTATGGTGTTTGCTAAGCAATATCCAGAACTCACGGTTGAGATGGACTTTAATACCCGTATGGTGAACTTCATCGAAGATGGCGTTGATTTTGCGATTCGCTACGGCCGTTTGAATGACTCTGGGTTAGTGGCAAGAAAGCTGGTGGACAGACCGATGGCCGCCGCCGCAAGTCCGCAGTACTTGTCACAATACGGTGAGCCAACGCACCCCAATCAACTTGCCCAGCATAGCTGCATAATTGCCAATAATGACCATTGGCAGTTTGAGAAAGAAGGTACTCCCATGAGCGCTATTCGAGTCAGCGGTCGTTGGAGAAGCAACAACTCAAACGCATTACTGCAAGCGTGTGAAGAGGGGCTGGGTATCGCCTATTTGCCTCGAAGCAGTTTTGGGGATGCATTATCTACCGGCAAATTAACGCCCGTTCTAGAGCCCTATTGGGGCAAAGGTTCGAGCAGCTGGATTGTTTATCAGAATCGCCGATTTTTGCCCGTAAGAGCAAGAATGGCGATTGATTTTTTAGTGAATTACTTCGCTGATTGGCAAGAATGA
- a CDS encoding DUF3179 domain-containing protein: MRSILPVLSFVFFLLAPSFGLAKSLNGFELNNATVPLNLIQSGGPPRDGIPALTDPKFELGKTAKSVKPRDVVLGLMINGEAKAYPLNILNWHEIVNDTVGGERVLVSYCPLCGSGVAFSSKPQGNEKPELEFGVSGLLYSSDVLMYDRETESLWSQIHGEAVAGALVGSKLKQIPMSLSLWSSWLQRYPDTKVLSTETGYRRDYERDPYAGYAEHPNLYFPVANQAPSQYHQKEMVLGVLLGDSAVAFLFSELEKQDKMSFEYLLGNHTYTIHWDSHNQSAWITDKDRQTLASTLLFWFAWYAFYPDTQVFSAS, encoded by the coding sequence ATGCGTTCTATTCTTCCTGTACTTTCATTTGTTTTCTTTCTGCTTGCCCCTTCCTTTGGACTTGCGAAATCCCTTAATGGCTTTGAGTTAAACAACGCCACCGTACCTCTGAATTTGATTCAAAGTGGAGGACCGCCTCGGGATGGTATTCCTGCGCTTACTGATCCGAAGTTTGAATTAGGCAAGACCGCAAAAAGCGTAAAGCCACGTGATGTGGTGCTGGGTTTGATGATTAATGGCGAGGCGAAAGCCTACCCGCTGAATATTCTGAACTGGCATGAGATCGTCAATGATACTGTGGGCGGAGAGCGAGTTCTAGTGAGCTACTGCCCACTTTGCGGCAGTGGAGTGGCGTTTAGTAGCAAGCCACAAGGGAATGAAAAGCCTGAGCTAGAGTTTGGTGTGTCGGGTCTGTTGTATAGCTCGGACGTGCTGATGTATGACCGTGAAACCGAGTCGCTTTGGTCACAAATCCATGGTGAAGCAGTTGCAGGGGCGCTGGTTGGCAGCAAACTTAAACAAATCCCAATGTCTCTGTCTCTTTGGTCAAGTTGGCTGCAACGTTACCCTGATACTAAGGTACTGTCGACGGAAACAGGATATCGGCGTGACTACGAGCGCGATCCTTATGCCGGTTATGCTGAGCATCCTAATCTCTATTTTCCCGTGGCGAATCAAGCGCCAAGTCAATACCACCAAAAAGAAATGGTGTTGGGTGTGCTGCTCGGTGATAGTGCCGTTGCTTTTCTATTCAGCGAGTTAGAAAAGCAAGACAAGATGAGTTTTGAGTATTTGCTTGGTAATCACACTTATACCATTCACTGGGATAGTCATAACCAGTCAGCTTGGATAACCGACAAAGACAGACAGACCTTAGCCTCAACTTTGCTATTTTGGTTCGCTTGGTATGCCTTTTATCCTGACACCCAAGTCTTTAGTGCATCTTAA
- a CDS encoding type 1 glutamine amidotransferase domain-containing protein, producing MKKVLIPVTNHATLGETEQANGTYAPELTHALSEILAAGFEYDIASIKGGQAPLYGTDIEGDSVNAELLANDDFQNRINNTIPVSQVNVEDYDAIFYPGGFGLLSDLATDESFAAIAAKHYESGGIVSAVCHGPGALLPITLSNGEKLLASKSVTGFTREEEVDFGTIDAIPFLLEESLARTASRYTKVQPWQELVIVDDRVITGQNPTSAHAVGKALVENLSE from the coding sequence ATGAAAAAAGTACTGATCCCAGTGACCAATCACGCAACGCTAGGTGAAACCGAACAAGCCAACGGTACCTACGCGCCAGAATTAACCCATGCGCTCAGTGAAATCCTAGCCGCGGGGTTCGAGTATGACATTGCCTCAATCAAAGGTGGTCAAGCGCCGCTATATGGCACAGATATCGAAGGTGATAGCGTCAATGCCGAACTGCTGGCAAACGATGACTTCCAAAACCGCATTAACAACACGATTCCAGTCTCGCAAGTCAACGTAGAAGACTACGACGCTATTTTCTATCCAGGTGGTTTTGGTTTGCTGTCTGATCTCGCTACAGACGAGTCTTTCGCAGCAATTGCAGCGAAACACTATGAAAGTGGTGGCATTGTGTCTGCGGTATGTCACGGTCCAGGTGCCCTACTGCCAATCACACTGAGCAATGGTGAAAAGCTGTTGGCCTCTAAGTCAGTGACAGGTTTTACTCGTGAAGAAGAAGTCGACTTTGGTACTATCGATGCTATTCCATTCTTGCTAGAAGAGTCTCTTGCACGTACTGCCAGTCGCTACACTAAAGTGCAGCCTTGGCAAGAATTGGTCATCGTTGATGATCGCGTGATCACTGGCCAAAACCCAACAAGCGCCCACGCCGTGGGTAAAGCACTAGTTGAAAACCTCAGCGAATAA
- a CDS encoding DUF1439 domain-containing protein: MKKPFSAKLFGLLIVLLSLSGCVSYSITEQEMTDYLNQNLKLEQAVGIEDMLYAKVSVDDLKVNIGRSDKDRVAVFANTTAELHMMSQPEINLDLDIEFSAIPSYKKETGEVFLKSLRLERLDEDGSVLTPEIRQLIKPAVALIGNAVSSYPVYQLDETTVKQSLLKSSSPEVKVENNKLVIDFFE, from the coding sequence ATGAAGAAACCATTCTCTGCCAAGTTATTTGGGCTACTCATAGTGCTGTTAAGTCTGTCTGGGTGCGTTAGCTACAGTATTACTGAGCAAGAGATGACCGATTACCTTAACCAAAACCTCAAGCTTGAACAGGCAGTAGGAATTGAGGATATGCTGTATGCAAAGGTGTCAGTTGATGACTTAAAAGTGAATATTGGACGCAGCGATAAAGACAGAGTTGCAGTGTTCGCCAATACCACAGCCGAACTGCACATGATGAGCCAACCAGAGATTAACTTAGATCTGGATATTGAGTTTAGTGCCATACCGAGCTACAAGAAAGAGACGGGTGAGGTGTTTCTCAAATCGCTTAGACTAGAGCGCTTAGATGAAGATGGCTCTGTGCTAACCCCGGAGATCAGGCAGCTAATCAAGCCCGCTGTCGCGTTGATTGGTAATGCCGTGTCGAGCTATCCGGTGTATCAGCTTGATGAAACCACGGTGAAGCAATCACTGCTTAAATCTTCAAGCCCTGAAGTGAAAGTGGAGAATAATAAACTGGTTATCGATTTTTTTGAGTAA
- a CDS encoding riboflavin synthase subunit alpha, with protein MFTGIIQSVATIDKITDLNGIRTFEIDFEEGFCVDVEIGASIAVDGVCLTVTEIQTDKRLSFDVMLQSLNITTLSSFEQGQVINVERAAKDGAEIGGHPLSGHVDFKTPLVAVEQQEDNYRIKFQLPKEWKPYVFPKGYIAINGASLTVSEVDKQEGWFDVWLIPETRRMTTFEGKGVGDDVNIEIERGTQVVVDTVRDTIAETLGPLLPMFEKFLEQNGVDVDAIGHATTKSLSDKKDQ; from the coding sequence ATGTTTACCGGTATTATTCAATCCGTCGCCACCATTGATAAAATTACAGATCTTAATGGTATCCGTACTTTTGAAATTGACTTTGAAGAAGGCTTTTGTGTCGATGTCGAAATTGGCGCTAGTATTGCTGTGGATGGTGTCTGCCTAACGGTAACCGAGATCCAAACCGACAAGCGTTTATCGTTCGATGTCATGCTGCAGAGTCTCAACATCACCACACTGAGTTCATTTGAACAAGGGCAAGTAATCAATGTTGAACGTGCGGCTAAAGATGGTGCGGAAATTGGTGGTCACCCGCTATCGGGGCATGTGGACTTTAAAACGCCTCTAGTGGCCGTAGAACAGCAAGAAGACAACTATCGCATCAAATTCCAACTGCCCAAAGAGTGGAAACCTTATGTATTCCCTAAGGGTTATATCGCAATCAATGGCGCGAGTTTGACTGTGTCTGAGGTCGATAAACAAGAGGGCTGGTTCGATGTTTGGCTTATCCCAGAGACTCGCCGCATGACGACTTTTGAAGGCAAGGGTGTGGGCGATGACGTTAATATCGAAATTGAAAGGGGTACGCAAGTTGTCGTCGATACGGTGCGAGACACTATCGCAGAAACATTAGGGCCGCTTCTACCTATGTTTGAAAAGTTCTTAGAGCAGAATGGTGTGGATGTAGACGCGATTGGCCATGCGACTACTAAGAGCTTGAGCGATAAGAAAGATCAGTAA
- the pgsA gene encoding CDP-diacylglycerol--glycerol-3-phosphate 3-phosphatidyltransferase, which produces MRLNIPNILSLLRLFLIPVFVVAFYLPYSWAPFAAAMIFWVAGFTDWLDGMLARKLGQTSRFGAFIDPVADKVLVATALILITEHYHSIWVTIPAVTMIAREIIISALREWMAEIGKRASVAVSWVGKVKTVSQMFALWVLIWRYDDWMIWVGYVALYVATVLTYWSMMQYLAAAKDDLLNADE; this is translated from the coding sequence ATGCGTTTAAACATCCCTAACATTTTGTCTTTGTTGAGATTATTTCTCATCCCCGTGTTCGTCGTTGCTTTCTACCTTCCGTATAGTTGGGCGCCGTTTGCCGCCGCTATGATTTTCTGGGTGGCAGGCTTCACTGACTGGCTCGATGGGATGTTAGCGAGAAAGCTTGGGCAAACGTCCCGTTTTGGTGCTTTCATTGATCCGGTCGCGGATAAAGTCCTAGTGGCCACCGCACTCATTCTCATCACTGAACATTACCATTCCATTTGGGTCACCATTCCTGCTGTGACCATGATTGCCCGAGAAATCATTATTTCAGCACTGCGTGAGTGGATGGCCGAGATTGGCAAACGAGCAAGTGTGGCAGTGTCTTGGGTGGGCAAGGTCAAGACTGTTTCTCAAATGTTTGCGCTCTGGGTTCTTATTTGGCGTTATGACGATTGGATGATTTGGGTAGGTTATGTGGCGCTGTATGTCGCGACTGTTTTGACTTACTGGTCAATGATGCAATACCTAGCGGCAGCAAAAGACGATTTGCTTAATGCAGATGAGTAG
- the nspC gene encoding carboxynorspermidine decarboxylase, which translates to MNKSLLKTPYFMINESKLIENLEKAKHLKEISGVKLVLALKCFSTWGVFDIIKPYLDGSTSSGPFEVKLGHETFGGETHAYSVGYTEDDVREVADICDKMIFNSQSQLAAYRHIVEGKASLGLRLNPGVSYAGQDLANPARKYSRLGVQADHIDTSVFESIDGVMFHMNCENKDVDAFIALLDAISEQFGEHLNKLDWVSMGGGVFFTWPGYDIAKLGATLKAFSDKHGVQMYLEPGEAIITKTTDLVVTVVDIVENDKKTAIVNSATEAHRLDTLIYDEPASILEANPEGEHEYVIGSCSCLAGDQFCVANFDEPLKVGQQLHIMDSAGYTMVKLNWFNGLKMPSIYCERSSGNIEKLNEFGYEDFKRSLSQWSVS; encoded by the coding sequence ATGAACAAATCCCTACTCAAAACCCCATACTTCATGATCAACGAATCCAAGCTGATCGAAAACCTAGAGAAAGCCAAACACCTCAAAGAGATCTCAGGTGTCAAACTGGTGCTCGCGCTGAAGTGTTTCTCAACATGGGGTGTTTTCGACATCATCAAACCATATCTCGATGGCTCAACCAGCAGTGGTCCGTTCGAAGTAAAACTTGGTCACGAAACCTTTGGTGGTGAAACGCACGCCTACAGTGTGGGATACACCGAAGACGATGTTCGTGAAGTCGCGGATATCTGTGACAAGATGATCTTTAACTCTCAGTCTCAGTTGGCGGCTTACCGTCATATTGTGGAAGGCAAAGCGTCTTTGGGGTTAAGACTTAATCCGGGCGTTAGCTATGCGGGACAAGATCTGGCAAATCCTGCGCGTAAGTATTCTCGTCTTGGCGTGCAAGCTGACCATATTGATACATCTGTATTTGAAAGTATCGATGGCGTCATGTTCCACATGAACTGTGAAAACAAAGATGTGGATGCATTTATTGCTTTACTTGATGCGATTTCAGAGCAGTTTGGTGAGCATCTCAACAAACTCGATTGGGTGAGTATGGGCGGCGGCGTATTCTTTACTTGGCCTGGCTATGATATTGCAAAGCTTGGCGCGACGCTAAAAGCATTTTCTGACAAACACGGTGTTCAGATGTATCTGGAGCCGGGTGAAGCCATCATCACCAAGACTACCGATCTTGTGGTGACTGTGGTGGACATTGTCGAGAATGACAAGAAAACCGCCATTGTTAACTCAGCAACTGAAGCGCACCGTTTGGATACCTTAATCTACGATGAGCCGGCATCCATTTTGGAAGCAAACCCGGAAGGTGAGCATGAGTATGTGATTGGTTCGTGTTCTTGCCTTGCTGGGGATCAGTTCTGTGTGGCTAATTTTGATGAGCCGCTAAAAGTAGGTCAGCAGCTACACATTATGGATAGTGCTGGCTACACCATGGTGAAACTGAACTGGTTTAATGGATTGAAGATGCCATCTATCTACTGTGAGCGCTCTTCAGGCAACATCGAAAAACTTAACGAGTTTGGCTATGAAGACTTCAAGCGTTCACTGTCTCAGTGGTCCGTGAGCTAG
- a CDS encoding carboxynorspermidine synthase: MAILQIGAGGVGWVVAHKAAQNNDVLGDITIASRTVAKCEKIIESIKGKNNLKDPGKKLEARAVNADDVEALVALINEVKPDLVINAGPPWVNITIMEACLQAKVSYLDTSVAVDLCSEGQQVPQAYDWQWGFRDKFKEAGITGILGAGFDPGVVSVFAAYAVKHLFDEIDTIDVMDVNAGDHGKKFATNFDPETNMLEIQGDSFYWENGEWKQVECHSRMLEFDFPLVGKHKVYSMAHDEVRSMQEFIPAKRIEFWMGFGDSYLNYFNCMRDIGLLSPDPLTLHDGTVVQPLHVLKALLPDPTSLAPGYTGKTCIGTWVQGKKDGKERSVFIYNNADHEVAYDDVEHQAISYTTGVPAITAALQYFRGKWAEAGVFNMEQLDPDPFLETMPEIGLDWHVQELEVGAPDIQVLK, translated from the coding sequence ATGGCAATTCTACAAATTGGTGCTGGTGGTGTTGGTTGGGTAGTCGCACACAAAGCGGCTCAAAACAACGATGTATTGGGTGATATCACTATCGCTTCACGCACTGTAGCGAAATGCGAAAAAATCATCGAGTCAATCAAGGGCAAAAATAACCTTAAAGATCCAGGTAAAAAGCTGGAAGCGCGTGCCGTTAATGCGGACGACGTTGAAGCGCTTGTTGCTTTGATCAATGAAGTAAAACCGGATCTCGTGATCAACGCTGGCCCTCCTTGGGTGAACATCACCATCATGGAAGCGTGTCTACAAGCGAAGGTGTCTTACCTAGATACATCCGTTGCGGTTGACCTCTGTTCTGAAGGCCAACAAGTACCACAAGCGTACGATTGGCAGTGGGGTTTCCGCGACAAGTTCAAAGAAGCAGGTATCACAGGCATCTTAGGTGCGGGGTTTGATCCAGGTGTAGTAAGTGTTTTTGCGGCATACGCTGTTAAGCACTTGTTCGATGAGATTGATACCATCGATGTGATGGACGTCAACGCAGGTGATCACGGTAAGAAGTTCGCGACAAACTTCGATCCAGAAACCAACATGCTTGAAATCCAAGGTGACTCTTTCTACTGGGAAAACGGTGAGTGGAAACAAGTCGAATGTCACTCTCGCATGCTTGAGTTTGATTTCCCGCTAGTCGGTAAACACAAGGTTTACTCTATGGCGCACGATGAAGTGCGTTCAATGCAAGAGTTTATCCCAGCGAAACGTATTGAGTTTTGGATGGGTTTCGGTGACAGCTACCTAAACTACTTCAACTGCATGCGCGATATCGGCCTACTAAGCCCAGACCCGCTAACACTGCACGACGGTACAGTCGTACAGCCATTGCACGTGCTTAAAGCACTACTGCCAGACCCAACCTCTCTAGCACCGGGCTACACAGGTAAAACGTGTATTGGTACTTGGGTTCAAGGTAAGAAAGACGGTAAAGAGCGTTCAGTCTTTATCTATAACAATGCTGACCACGAAGTGGCGTATGACGACGTTGAACACCAAGCAATTTCTTACACCACGGGTGTTCCGGCTATTACTGCGGCACTTCAGTATTTCCGTGGTAAGTGGGCAGAGGCTGGCGTGTTTAACATGGAACAGCTAGACCCAGATCCGTTCTTGGAGACAATGCCAGAGATTGGCTTGGATTGGCATGTTCAAGAGTTGGAAGTAGGTGCGCCGGATATTCAGGTTTTGAAGTAG
- a CDS encoding DUF1499 domain-containing protein — translation MISKIFTTLILVLIGYMFYKNNSMPSYLGVDDGQLARMPSTPNAVSSQTKIPEKQVPPIAFDDLATAKSRALAALKTLGRNEVVTDNGDYVHAVFTTPLMRFHDDVELYFDADNGVMHYRSQSRTGYSDAGVNRARYDEFVKAFQQTNG, via the coding sequence ATGATCAGCAAAATTTTCACCACTCTGATACTCGTTCTTATCGGCTACATGTTTTACAAAAATAATAGCATGCCGTCATATCTAGGTGTGGATGATGGTCAGCTAGCTAGAATGCCTTCTACTCCAAATGCGGTTTCTTCACAGACCAAGATTCCAGAAAAGCAGGTGCCACCTATCGCGTTTGACGACTTAGCGACAGCAAAATCTCGCGCATTGGCAGCGCTTAAAACCTTGGGTCGCAATGAAGTTGTTACGGACAATGGCGACTACGTTCATGCAGTGTTTACCACGCCTTTGATGCGCTTTCATGATGATGTAGAGCTGTATTTTGACGCTGACAACGGCGTAATGCACTACCGCTCTCAGTCTCGCACCGGATACAGCGATGCAGGTGTGAACCGTGCGCGCTATGATGAGTTTGTAAAAGCGTTTCAGCAGACTAACGGCTGA
- a CDS encoding pyridoxal phosphate-dependent class III aminotransferase, with translation MSTAFEFDSKEFASSISVQVPHVEGTYDLTPDQVLLDQAEHESEVRSYPRRLPIAIKRAYGALVEDTRGQIFLDCLAGAGTLAMGYNHPEINQALKEQLDSGLPYQTLDITTEAKDRFIKRVKGFLPEQFAVDSVIQFCGPSGADAVEAAIKLAKQTTGRNTMFAFRGAYHGMTNGTMGMMGNLGTKARRTGLMSDVHFMPFPYSLRCPFGLGGDAGAKQSIRYIERLLNDDEAGIMKPAAIIVEPVQGEGGVIPAPAFWLKELRRICDEHEILLILDEIQCGVGKTGYRFAFEEAGISPDILCLSKAIGGGLPMSILVFNKSVDTWNAGEHTGTFRGNQLAMVSGAKALEIIERDNLVEHASIAGEYLRLGLNKIKDRVNCIAEVRGKGLMLGVEIVKPSGEHNKFGEPVADGGLTLAIQRAALERGLMVEKGGRDGSVIRFLPPLIISFEQIDFALRTIEEAIIVAGGGEKTEQEAKESSWRKHFIHTGEQGATEFAQVMNHTTQAMKEVFEKVSKPYSGLDPKTLEHLINDVNLDSQNNSLQSVVDETAGLVAEHSIFTQHPDCIAHLHTPPLMPAVAAEAMIAALNQSMDSWDQASAATYVEQKVLDWLCERYGLGESADGIFTSGGTQSNLMGLLLARDRIADITDGHSIQKLGLPSYADKLRIVCSDKSHFTVQKSASLLGLGEKAVHCVATHDNGTIKTDALLADITALKEEGLIPFALVGTAGTTDHGAIDDLAALADIAAQFGLWFHVDSAYGGALILSSHKDKLQGIEKADSVSVDFHKLFYQTISCGSLLVKDKANFKYLLHHADYLNREHDELPNLVDKSIATTKRFDALKVFMTMQNVGPDALGEMYDHLMDQTQQVAQLVEAHPQFELLAKPSLSTVLFRATNTEAADLEQLNKTIRIEALTRGVAVLGETVVNGHSALKFTILNPCLKLSDFEALLNNIHQLALELTNSH, from the coding sequence ATGAGTACAGCATTCGAATTTGATTCCAAAGAATTCGCGTCTTCGATTTCCGTGCAAGTTCCGCATGTCGAAGGCACCTACGATCTGACCCCAGATCAAGTTCTACTAGACCAAGCTGAGCATGAATCAGAAGTACGTTCGTATCCGCGACGTCTTCCGATTGCCATTAAGCGCGCTTATGGTGCCTTAGTGGAAGATACTCGTGGTCAAATCTTCTTAGACTGTTTAGCCGGTGCAGGCACCTTGGCGATGGGGTATAACCACCCTGAAATAAACCAAGCTCTAAAAGAGCAGCTAGATTCTGGTCTGCCATACCAAACGCTCGATATCACTACAGAAGCTAAAGACCGCTTTATCAAACGCGTAAAAGGCTTCCTGCCAGAGCAGTTTGCTGTGGATTCAGTGATTCAGTTTTGCGGCCCTTCTGGGGCTGACGCAGTGGAGGCGGCCATCAAGCTTGCCAAGCAAACTACCGGTCGCAACACCATGTTTGCCTTCCGCGGTGCGTATCATGGCATGACGAATGGCACCATGGGCATGATGGGTAATCTTGGTACTAAGGCGCGTCGCACCGGACTGATGTCCGATGTGCACTTTATGCCATTCCCGTACAGTCTGCGTTGTCCGTTTGGACTCGGTGGCGATGCGGGCGCTAAGCAAAGCATTCGCTACATTGAGCGTCTTCTCAATGACGACGAAGCAGGCATCATGAAACCTGCGGCAATCATTGTTGAGCCAGTGCAAGGTGAAGGTGGCGTGATCCCGGCTCCGGCGTTTTGGCTCAAAGAGCTGCGCAGGATCTGTGATGAACATGAAATTCTACTGATTCTGGATGAGATCCAGTGCGGTGTGGGTAAAACGGGTTACCGATTTGCCTTCGAAGAAGCGGGAATCAGCCCAGATATCCTTTGTCTTTCCAAAGCGATTGGTGGCGGTTTGCCAATGTCGATCTTGGTGTTCAACAAAAGTGTCGATACCTGGAATGCTGGTGAACACACAGGGACATTCCGTGGTAACCAATTAGCGATGGTGTCGGGTGCGAAAGCGCTTGAGATCATCGAGCGAGATAACCTTGTCGAGCACGCCAGTATTGCAGGCGAATATCTGCGCCTTGGTCTAAACAAAATCAAAGATCGCGTGAACTGCATTGCCGAAGTTCGCGGCAAAGGCCTGATGCTAGGCGTTGAAATCGTTAAACCAAGCGGCGAACACAACAAGTTTGGTGAGCCTGTTGCTGATGGCGGGCTGACACTCGCGATTCAACGCGCTGCGCTCGAGCGCGGTCTAATGGTTGAAAAAGGTGGTCGTGACGGCTCAGTCATTCGTTTTCTGCCACCACTTATCATAAGCTTTGAGCAGATTGACTTTGCGCTGCGCACTATCGAAGAGGCGATCATTGTTGCTGGCGGCGGCGAGAAAACCGAGCAAGAGGCGAAGGAATCTAGCTGGCGAAAGCACTTCATCCATACTGGTGAGCAAGGTGCCACTGAGTTTGCCCAGGTGATGAATCACACCACTCAAGCGATGAAAGAAGTGTTTGAGAAGGTCAGCAAACCATACTCTGGGTTGGATCCGAAAACGCTCGAACACCTTATCAATGACGTCAATCTTGATAGTCAAAACAACAGCCTACAAAGCGTTGTGGATGAAACAGCAGGACTTGTTGCTGAGCACTCAATCTTCACTCAACACCCAGACTGTATTGCTCATTTGCACACGCCTCCGCTGATGCCTGCGGTAGCAGCAGAAGCCATGATTGCGGCGCTAAACCAGTCAATGGATTCTTGGGATCAAGCATCTGCAGCAACGTATGTTGAGCAAAAGGTGTTGGATTGGCTGTGTGAGCGTTATGGGCTTGGCGAAAGTGCGGATGGCATTTTCACCAGTGGTGGTACGCAAAGTAACTTGATGGGTTTACTGCTCGCTCGTGACCGTATTGCGGATATCACTGACGGTCACTCTATTCAGAAACTGGGTCTGCCAAGCTACGCCGATAAACTGCGTATCGTATGCTCAGACAAGTCACACTTCACGGTACAAAAGTCAGCGTCACTGCTTGGTCTTGGTGAAAAAGCGGTGCACTGCGTAGCAACTCACGACAATGGCACGATTAAGACAGATGCCTTGCTCGCTGATATCACAGCACTTAAGGAAGAAGGACTCATCCCGTTTGCATTGGTTGGCACCGCTGGCACTACAGACCACGGCGCGATTGATGACCTAGCTGCCCTTGCCGATATCGCCGCTCAGTTTGGTCTTTGGTTCCATGTTGATAGTGCTTATGGCGGCGCTCTGATTTTGAGCAGTCATAAAGATAAGCTCCAAGGCATCGAAAAAGCCGATTCCGTGAGTGTTGATTTCCATAAGCTGTTCTATCAAACCATCAGCTGTGGCTCACTGCTTGTTAAAGACAAAGCTAACTTCAAATACCTGCTTCATCATGCTGATTACCTCAATCGCGAACATGACGAGCTGCCTAACTTGGTTGATAAATCTATCGCAACAACCAAGCGTTTTGATGCTCTGAAAGTCTTTATGACGATGCAAAACGTCGGCCCAGATGCGTTAGGTGAGATGTACGATCATCTGATGGATCAAACTCAGCAAGTGGCCCAGTTGGTCGAAGCTCACCCTCAGTTTGAGCTGTTGGCTAAGCCGTCTCTATCGACTGTACTCTTTAGGGCGACAAACACAGAAGCCGCTGACTTAGAGCAACTCAATAAAACGATTCGTATCGAAGCGCTAACTCGCGGTGTGGCGGTACTAGGGGAAACCGTCGTAAACGGTCATTCGGCACTGAAATTTACAATTCTAAACCCTTGCTTGAAGCTATCGGATTTTGAGGCGCTTCTAAACAATATTCATCAATTAGCCCTTGAGCTAACTAACTCTCACTAA